Proteins from a single region of Streptomyces spectabilis:
- a CDS encoding ABC transporter ATP-binding protein gives MTEASGDVRLTGISKTYGSFTAVHPLDLTVPQGSFYALLGASGCGKTTTLRMIAGLEEPSSGTVCLGEQDVTALPPYKRPVNTVFQSYALFPHLDIFENVAFGLRRRGIKSVKKQVGDMLDLVQLGEQARKKPHQLSGGQQQRVAVARALINHPKVLLLDEPLGALDLKLRRQMQLELKRIQTEVGITFVHVTHDQEEAMTMADTVAVMNGGRVEQQGAPAELYENPRTTFVANFLGTSNFIAAEVDSVSGDDVVLRAGDGKLLLPKARCGAATSPGGKVLLGVRPEKITLTHADDAGTVPDGRNRITGRVVASSFIGVSTQYVIERPLCDAFEVYAQNIERDTRLTPGADVVLHWNPAHTFGLDAGQDVQAGVEKVEEDA, from the coding sequence ATGACCGAAGCCAGCGGCGACGTCCGCCTGACCGGGATCAGCAAGACCTACGGCTCCTTCACGGCCGTCCACCCGCTCGACCTCACCGTGCCCCAGGGCTCGTTCTACGCCCTGCTCGGCGCGTCCGGCTGCGGCAAGACCACCACCCTTCGCATGATCGCGGGCCTGGAGGAGCCGAGCAGCGGCACCGTGTGCCTGGGCGAGCAGGACGTCACCGCGCTGCCGCCCTACAAGCGCCCCGTGAACACGGTCTTCCAGTCGTACGCGCTCTTCCCGCACCTCGACATCTTCGAGAACGTCGCCTTCGGCCTGCGCCGGCGCGGCATCAAGTCGGTGAAGAAGCAGGTCGGCGACATGCTCGACCTCGTCCAGCTCGGCGAGCAGGCCCGCAAGAAGCCGCACCAGCTCTCCGGCGGCCAGCAGCAGCGCGTCGCCGTGGCCCGCGCGCTCATCAACCACCCCAAGGTGCTGCTCCTCGACGAGCCGCTCGGCGCCCTCGACCTGAAGCTGCGCCGTCAGATGCAGCTGGAGCTCAAGCGCATCCAGACCGAGGTCGGCATCACCTTCGTGCACGTCACGCACGACCAGGAGGAGGCCATGACGATGGCCGACACCGTCGCCGTGATGAACGGCGGCCGCGTCGAGCAGCAGGGCGCCCCCGCCGAGCTGTACGAGAACCCGCGCACCACCTTCGTCGCCAACTTCCTCGGCACCTCCAACTTCATCGCGGCCGAGGTCGACTCGGTCAGCGGCGACGACGTGGTCCTCAGGGCGGGCGACGGCAAACTGCTGCTGCCCAAGGCGCGCTGCGGCGCCGCGACGAGCCCCGGCGGCAAGGTCCTCCTCGGGGTGCGCCCCGAGAAGATCACCCTCACCCACGCCGACGACGCGGGCACCGTCCCCGACGGCCGCAACCGCATCACCGGCCGCGTCGTCGCCTCCAGTTTCATCGGCGTCTCCACGCAGTACGTCATCGAAAGGCCGCTCTGCGACGCCTTCGAGGTGTACGCGCAGAACATCGAGCGCGACACCCGGCTGACCCCGGGCGCGGACGTCGTCCTGCACTGGAACCCCGCCCACACCTTCGGCCTGGACGCGGGGCAGGACGTCCAGGCGGGCGTCGAGAAGGTCGAGGAGGACGCGTGA
- a CDS encoding ABC transporter permease: protein MTAPVKAPVEDAQDPAPARPRRRGRLVPYWLLLPGILWLIVFFALPLVYQASTSVQTGSLEEGYKVTWHFATYWDALGDYWPQFLRSVLYAGAATVLCLLLGYPLAYLIAFRAGRWRNLILVLVIAPFFTSFLIRTLAWKTILADGGPVVGALNTLHVLDVTNWLGATDGDRVLATPLAVVCGLTYNFLPFMILPLYTSLERIDPRLHEAAGDLYARPSTTFRKVTFPLSMPGVVSGTLLTFIPAAGDYVNADLLGSTDTRMVGNVIQTQFLRILDYPTAAALSFILMAAILIMVTFYIRKSGTEDLV, encoded by the coding sequence GTGACGGCCCCCGTCAAGGCGCCCGTCGAGGACGCCCAGGACCCCGCCCCCGCGCGGCCCCGCAGGCGCGGCCGCCTCGTGCCCTACTGGCTGCTGCTCCCCGGCATCCTGTGGCTGATCGTCTTCTTCGCGCTGCCGCTGGTCTACCAGGCCTCGACGTCCGTGCAGACCGGTTCCCTCGAAGAGGGCTACAAGGTCACCTGGCACTTCGCCACCTACTGGGACGCGCTCGGCGACTACTGGCCGCAGTTCCTGCGCTCGGTCCTGTACGCGGGCGCCGCCACGGTCCTGTGTCTGCTGCTCGGCTATCCGCTGGCGTACCTCATCGCGTTTCGCGCGGGCCGCTGGCGCAATCTGATCCTGGTGCTCGTCATCGCGCCGTTCTTCACCAGCTTCCTCATCCGCACGCTCGCCTGGAAGACGATCCTGGCGGACGGCGGGCCCGTCGTCGGCGCCCTGAACACGCTGCACGTCCTGGACGTCACCAACTGGCTCGGCGCCACCGACGGCGACCGCGTCCTGGCCACGCCGCTCGCCGTGGTCTGCGGACTCACGTACAACTTCCTGCCGTTCATGATCCTGCCGCTGTACACGTCCCTGGAGCGCATCGACCCCCGGCTTCACGAGGCCGCGGGCGATCTGTACGCCCGGCCCTCCACGACGTTCCGGAAGGTCACCTTCCCGCTGTCGATGCCGGGTGTCGTCTCCGGCACGCTGCTCACCTTCATTCCGGCCGCCGGTGACTACGTGAACGCCGATCTGCTCGGCTCCACCGACACGCGCATGGTCGGAAACGTCATCCAGACGCAGTTCCTGCGCATTCTGGACTACCCGACGGCGGCCGCCCTCTCCTTCATCCTGATGGCCGCCATCCTGATCATGGTGACGTTCTACATCCGCAAGTCGGGAACGGAGGATCTGGTCTGA
- a CDS encoding ABC transporter permease, with translation MGPFVAFGRWLRRNLVVIFGLLTLGYLLLPNVVVTVFSFNKPKGRFNYSWQEFSTDAWQDPCGVADMCGSLSISLRIAFFATLGATVLGTMIAFALVRYRFRARSAVSSLIFLPMAMPEVVMAASLLTLFLNMGAQLGFWTVLIAHIMFCLSFVVTAVKARVMSMDPRLEQAAQDLYAGPVQTFLRVTLPIAAPGIAAGALLAFALSFDDFIITNFNAGSTVTFPMFVWGSAQRGTPVQINVIGTAMFLIAVVLVLAGMLIGKRRAKRAR, from the coding sequence ATGGGCCCGTTCGTCGCATTCGGCCGCTGGCTGCGCCGGAACCTCGTCGTCATCTTCGGGCTCCTCACGCTCGGCTATCTCCTGCTGCCCAACGTCGTGGTCACGGTCTTCTCGTTCAACAAGCCGAAAGGCCGGTTCAACTACTCCTGGCAGGAATTCTCGACCGACGCCTGGCAGGACCCGTGCGGCGTCGCCGACATGTGCGGCTCGCTCTCCATCAGCCTGCGGATCGCCTTCTTCGCGACGCTCGGCGCCACCGTGCTCGGCACGATGATCGCCTTCGCGCTCGTGCGCTACCGCTTCCGGGCGCGCTCCGCCGTGAGCTCGCTGATCTTCCTGCCCATGGCGATGCCCGAGGTGGTCATGGCCGCCTCGCTGCTCACGCTGTTCCTGAACATGGGCGCGCAGCTCGGCTTCTGGACCGTCCTGATAGCGCACATCATGTTCTGCCTGAGCTTCGTGGTGACCGCGGTGAAGGCGCGCGTGATGTCCATGGACCCGCGCCTCGAACAGGCCGCGCAGGACCTCTACGCCGGGCCCGTGCAGACCTTCCTGCGGGTCACGCTGCCGATCGCGGCACCCGGCATCGCGGCGGGCGCGCTGCTCGCCTTCGCGCTCTCCTTCGACGATTTCATCATCACGAACTTCAACGCCGGATCGACTGTGACCTTCCCCATGTTCGTCTGGGGATCCGCGCAGCGGGGCACACCCGTTCAGATCAATGTGATCGGTACGGCGATGTTCCTCATCGCCGTCGTTCTCGTACTGGCGGGAATGCTGATCGGAAAGCGCCGCGCGAAGCGGGCGCGCTGA
- a CDS encoding NAD(P)/FAD-dependent oxidoreductase — protein MAPAAMNRWTKSLAAAKPVPYWLDDPNKPDPEPALVGDERADLLVVGGGYSGLWTALIAKERDPGRDVVLVEGREIGWAASGRNGGFCAASLTHGVPNGLARWPDEIARIEELGARNLDEIEAAVKRYAIDCDFERTGEIDVATQPHQLAELHEMYEEMAARGLTGSAEMLDADELREQVDSPTFLGGFWDRDGVAMLHPAKLAWGLKRACRELGVRVYEHTPALQLAPAGAGMAIRTPYGRVFARHVALGTNVFPSLVKRVRAYTVPVYDYALMTEPLTPDQMAAIGWKNRQGLGDAANQFHYFRLSADNRVLWGGYDAIYPYGGKVRAEYDHRPETYAKLAGHFFTCFPQLEGVRFTHAWGGAIDTCSRFSAFFGTAHGGRVAYAAGYTGLGVGATRFGADVMLDLLAGERTERTALEMVRSKPLPFPPEPFAWTGVTLTKWALARADANAGKRNVWLRAMDKVGLGFDS, from the coding sequence ATGGCCCCTGCTGCCATGAACCGTTGGACCAAGTCCCTCGCCGCGGCCAAGCCGGTCCCGTACTGGCTGGACGACCCGAACAAACCCGACCCCGAACCCGCGCTCGTCGGTGACGAGCGCGCCGACCTGCTCGTCGTCGGCGGCGGCTACAGCGGTCTGTGGACCGCCCTGATCGCCAAGGAGCGCGACCCCGGCCGCGACGTCGTCCTCGTCGAGGGCCGCGAGATCGGCTGGGCCGCCTCGGGGCGCAACGGCGGCTTCTGCGCCGCGTCCCTCACCCACGGCGTGCCCAACGGCCTGGCCCGCTGGCCGGACGAGATCGCCAGGATCGAGGAGCTCGGCGCCCGCAACCTCGACGAGATCGAGGCGGCCGTCAAGCGCTACGCCATCGACTGCGACTTCGAGCGCACCGGCGAGATCGACGTCGCGACGCAGCCGCACCAGCTCGCCGAACTCCACGAGATGTACGAGGAGATGGCTGCCCGGGGCCTGACCGGATCCGCCGAGATGCTGGACGCGGACGAGCTGCGCGAGCAGGTCGACTCGCCGACCTTCCTCGGCGGCTTCTGGGACCGCGACGGCGTCGCCATGCTGCACCCGGCGAAGCTCGCCTGGGGCCTCAAGCGCGCCTGCCGCGAGCTCGGCGTGCGCGTCTACGAGCACACGCCCGCGCTCCAGCTCGCCCCCGCCGGCGCCGGAATGGCGATCCGCACCCCGTACGGCAGGGTCTTCGCCCGCCATGTCGCGCTCGGCACGAACGTCTTCCCGTCCCTGGTCAAGCGGGTGCGCGCGTACACGGTCCCGGTGTACGACTACGCGCTCATGACCGAGCCGCTCACGCCGGACCAGATGGCCGCCATCGGCTGGAAGAACCGCCAGGGCCTCGGCGACGCGGCCAACCAGTTCCACTACTTCCGGCTCTCCGCCGACAACCGCGTCCTGTGGGGCGGGTACGACGCGATCTACCCGTACGGCGGCAAGGTGCGCGCCGAGTACGACCACCGCCCCGAGACGTACGCGAAGCTCGCCGGGCACTTCTTCACCTGCTTCCCGCAGCTGGAGGGCGTGCGGTTCACGCACGCGTGGGGCGGCGCGATCGACACGTGCTCGCGCTTCTCGGCGTTCTTCGGCACGGCGCACGGGGGCCGGGTCGCGTACGCCGCCGGGTACACCGGCCTCGGCGTCGGTGCCACGCGCTTCGGCGCCGACGTGATGCTGGACCTCCTCGCGGGCGAGCGCACCGAGCGGACGGCCCTGGAGATGGTCCGCTCCAAGCCGCTGCCGTTCCCGCCCGAGCCCTTCGCCTGGACGGGGGTGACCCTGACCAAGTGGGCCCTTGCCCGCGCGGACGCCAACGCGGGCAAGCGGAACGTCTGGCTCAGGGCGATGGACAAGGTGGGGCTCGGCTTCGACAGCTGA
- a CDS encoding chitinase: MALVSRPRVRRGWSRSSPRPFGALVLAVAGLLAVQSPQAAAESSALPAHALVGYLHTSFANGSGYTRLAETPASWDIIDLAFGEPTSATSGDIRFGLCPRSECPNVETKDEFKAAVKAKQAQGKKVLISIGGQNGQVQLTTTQARDTFVSSVSAIIDEYGLDGLDIDFEGHSLSLGAGDTDFKNPKSPVIVNLISAVKTLKAKYGSGFTLTMAPETFFVQLGYQHYGPGQWGGDPRAGAYLPVIHALRDDLTLLHVQDYNSGPVMGLDNQYHQMGGADFHIAMTDMLLTGFPVKGNAANVFPPLPPEKIAIGMPASPHAGNGHVPPAEVNKALDCLTKNTNCGSYKPHGKWPALRGLMTWSINWDRFNNREFSKNFDAYFGRAT, translated from the coding sequence GTGGCACTCGTTTCTCGCCCGCGGGTTCGTCGTGGCTGGTCGCGCAGTTCCCCGCGCCCCTTCGGGGCGCTCGTGCTCGCGGTCGCCGGACTGCTCGCGGTCCAGAGTCCGCAGGCGGCAGCGGAGAGCAGCGCTCTGCCCGCGCACGCCCTCGTCGGCTACCTCCACACCAGCTTCGCCAACGGCTCCGGCTACACGCGCCTCGCCGAAACGCCGGCCAGCTGGGACATCATCGACCTGGCCTTCGGCGAGCCGACCTCGGCGACCTCCGGCGACATCCGCTTCGGCCTCTGCCCCAGGAGCGAGTGCCCGAACGTCGAGACGAAGGACGAGTTCAAGGCCGCGGTCAAGGCCAAACAGGCCCAGGGCAAGAAGGTCCTGATCTCCATCGGCGGCCAGAACGGCCAGGTACAGCTCACCACCACCCAGGCCCGTGACACCTTCGTCTCCTCCGTGTCGGCGATCATCGACGAGTACGGACTCGACGGCCTGGACATCGACTTCGAGGGCCACTCCCTCTCCCTCGGCGCGGGCGACACCGACTTCAAGAACCCCAAGAGTCCGGTGATCGTCAACCTGATCTCCGCCGTGAAGACCCTCAAGGCCAAGTACGGCTCCGGCTTCACGCTCACCATGGCGCCCGAGACCTTCTTCGTGCAGCTCGGCTACCAGCACTACGGCCCCGGCCAGTGGGGCGGCGACCCGCGCGCGGGCGCCTATCTGCCGGTCATCCACGCCCTGCGCGACGACCTGACCCTGCTGCACGTCCAGGACTACAACTCGGGGCCGGTCATGGGCCTCGACAACCAGTACCACCAGATGGGCGGCGCCGACTTCCACATCGCCATGACCGACATGCTCCTGACCGGCTTCCCGGTCAAGGGCAACGCGGCCAACGTCTTCCCGCCCCTGCCCCCGGAGAAGATCGCCATCGGCATGCCCGCGTCCCCGCACGCGGGCAACGGCCACGTCCCGCCCGCCGAGGTCAACAAGGCCCTCGACTGCCTCACCAAGAACACCAACTGCGGCTCCTACAAGCCCCACGGCAAGTGGCCCGCCCTCCGCGGCCTG